DNA from Carassius gibelio isolate Cgi1373 ecotype wild population from Czech Republic chromosome B8, carGib1.2-hapl.c, whole genome shotgun sequence:
CTCTCTTTTTGTAAACGGACAATGTCGCTGGCCAGGCTGTGACAGAGTCTTTGAAGGCTATACTCATTTTCTTAGGTAAGTTTTTCGCTATCTCAAGTAACATCAGCGAGCCTTCCTTGTAGAAATCAATCATTTTCAAACTATAGAAAACGCCTTTTGATTCTCAACCTGTCTAGACATCTAAACCGAGACCACAGCACAGATGAGAAAACGATTGCACAGTGGCGAGTTCAGCAAGACCTGGTGTGCCACATGGAGAATCAGGTACGACAGCGATACAATCTCTTACAGAAAGCACACACAAGTCACGCTTTGCATCATTGATCACCATCAGTTATCATGAATGAGGCACAAGAAAGTGAATCATGGTTTCATTGGTTTTGAGTCATTCAGTGTGAACCCAAAAGAATCAAACGTCTTGGTAAAAGTGGTTTGAGAACCCACTGACTCTAACATGCTCTATGTGATGATTTCAGCTCGTTCAGGAGAAGCAGAAACTTCACGCCATGCAGCTTCACCTTCAGCTGTTTGAATGCGTCTCGACACGTACCGTAAGACTCTTCAGGATACTCTTTGACACTGCCAGAAGTTTCGTGAGAGCGTTTAGAAATAACGATTCTCACAGTGAACTTGACATTTCCTTTttgtgatttcataaaatgtcagTAAATTTATAGAAAGTGCAGATGAAGCCTTCACATCTCGTCAAGATGTCTACGGGAAATCATATCTGTGCTCTCATATGTAAGACTGACTTGTGTGTTTCCATTCAGGGAGCTGCTACAGGCTGGTGTAGGCCGCTGGCACTAAATGGCAGGACAGAGAGAGCTAGTGTAGCGCCGGTACGACAGGAACCCTGGCACACACCCCCACCACACCTGCTGCCAGGTAAAACCTGCTAAAATACTAAATACACATCTTCCTGTGCCTCTAAATACACACAGTCTAGCTGAGAAGTGTCATTAAACTACAAAAATCCAGTCAAGTGGAACTGAAatgcagattaaaaaaatataccgATGAATAAAGGTTACCATCTATACCGCTGTTTACAGTGTGAAGGTCACACTTATCGTATGCTTACTTCCTTTCCCTTCATGTGTTTATGTTGTTGGTCAGACAGTTCAAAGTTGGTGGTCTACCACTATGACTACAGTTGAAGTTGTGAGATTGCTTGCTTCCTGTTGCCACTCTTGGCATGGAGACCACAAAGGAAGCCTGAGATCTGGACCAAATGTAGTTCAGACGCTCTCAGCTGGAGTTTTGCTTATAAGCCGTCTATTATAAAACCTAGATTTTGCATTTGCTAGATGCACTGTGCAAGAATATTTTCGAAAATGACTGACTCATAGGCGTTACCCGGCCGTATGTTTTGCACTTGCAGCAAAACACATAATGCACTATGCACATATGAGTGTGTGCGGTCAATTTACAAGAATCATTGTGCAATGTTTTGTTTAGTAATTTGGCTTTCTGGCAATTACAGATTTTGTTAGCAGTGTTGAATACTACAAATATGCAAACTTGCGGCCTCCATATACATATGCTTTCTTAATCAGATGGGtaagtaaataaattatatttgtcattattgtatatttattcaaattacacacacacacacacacacacacacacacatatataaacgttatttatttgttaattcgaatatttttatataaatagtcACTCACTctgaattttaaatgaatttttatattattttaaataaaaaaaaatatatataaattataaatatatataaaatgtatcattGATTTCTGCAGTCAATTCTGGAAGCTCCAGACAAACAGCGGACGCTAAACGAAATTTACAACTGGTTCACAAGAATGTTCTTCTATTTCCGTCATAATTCTCCTACATGGAAGGTACTGTATACATGCTGACACTGCCAACTAACCCATCATTTCGAGATCTCAGATAGCCCCATTTCTGTTCAGTTCGTACTCAGTTATCAATAATACTTTTAATCATATTGTCTAAGACTGAGAGCTTTGATTGTGTGTCTGATTTAATGCCATATAAATTGGCGTAATTAAAACAAGGTTTATTTCTGAGGTCCTGAGACTGACTTGACATAAGCGCAAACACTTTGGGACATTATATTAATGTCCACATGGTGCCGCTGTTGGCATAAAATCATGCGGAGTAACCTCACCGAACGCCATAGGCCTGTTTCATATGAATAGAAATGATATTCTCTGTGTACAACTGTTTCAAACTTTTTCTCAGAACGCTGTGCGACACAATCTTAGTCTCCACAAATGCTTTGTTCGGGTGGACGGGAGGACAGGGGCGGTGTGGACGGTGGACGAGGAAGAGTTTCAGAAGAGAAAAGGGCAGAAAATCCACAGGTCCTCATGTTCTTCCCTCATCTTTAGatcaattacacacacactgagatGTTCAAGATTatacaaattttaattaaattcacaaaatatgctccttgtttttaaaaacaatcaCGTGAGAAACACGAGTCACGTGACGTCTCATATTTTGGTTTACAGGGACTACactttcaaatggatgacacccTTCTCCCATTGCCCATCCCATGAAGCCTCAGATTTATCAATCAAAGCCACAAATTTTCAGTAACCCATTTTCCAAGTGTTTAGTGAAGTATGCAGAAAATTGATCTTCGACTATGTGGAGAATGTGAGTTGTATGTGTGTAGAATGTAGAGTTTTAGATATGATCCTTTAGGATAGgatagttttcatttttgcatcTCTATCTGAAAAAAAGCAAAGTCTTCCTTAAAATGTGAAGTTACTCTCTTGTTTTATGTAAttgtatgtatgtaatgtatgtctAAAAAAAGTACATAATATTTAGTCTATATAGCCaatgtgaataaatgtaaacattttcagtTTAATGTGTTGAACTATATACTATACTTTGAAACTGCAACATTAGTTGGTTTAACTGCAGATGATTGACAGTTAAACTATAGCCTATCCAACGAACAATGAGGCTAGAATTTGCTGCCTGTCTTGACTGGTGGACTTGCACAGGGGATGCTGTATGGTTATGGAGGTCCCTCCTCAAAGCACGAGCCCATAGGCAATCCACCACATTTCGAAACAAGAGGTTTGAAACATTGTGACGAAACGAAGCCTTGTTTGCTAAAATCACATGACTGTATAAACGTCTTAATGAAGAATCAAGTAACAAACTTAAAATAACCTCTTAATTTTATGAATGGCTTGTcaaatatatgaataatttaatattctAAAATTCACTACTGGGGTGTTTTACGAAACTAGCGACAAGAATATTCCACTCGTTTTATTATTGCTCACAATTTCCATCTGTCTCACCTGGACTCATCCTTCCGGCTGATATTGGTTCAACACTGATCtgacaaaatatttcaaacacaattttttttcttttcttgtttccaTGGCCTTGATGCCTTCAGATGTATTATGATGAAAAACAGGCAGTTGACAGCCGGAGGCTAGAGTTATCTGGACCCTAATTACACTTtgagtggttttttttttgtattatcattattattttttattcggAACACACCTCATTATAATGGCCTGTGGATAGCTTCACTGTTTCTGACAGCTGCCTCTCTCTGTGTCAGGTGCTTATTACCTGCTCTTCCTCTTGTGTTGACTTCCAGCGCCAAACAGGTGTCTCAGCCCCTGCGTCTGGTGTGTTATACGACCGCTGTGTTTCATTACCTGAACCTACCATAGATATGGCATGTAAAAGGAAGATGGTACTGTATGTCCTCTATGGACTTTCTTCAGAGTTTTACAGCCAGAAAAAAACATTCAGGTTTAATGGACAGTGTCCTTTTAGCATTTTTCCAGACAAGATATTTGAGCAAAATCATAGCTCTTTTCTATACACTCAAACGTGTCTTTTGTAGGAAAATTAGTCATCTCTAAGATTTTTTACAGGTTCAGATGTTATGAATGCAGAATGCTCTGTAATTTTGGTTTTAAAGTATTGCTTTGCAGCACAGATACCTAATATAAATCACAGACACACATGAATGAAGATACATAGCAGATGAAAATGGTGTTCTGTGGTTAAACATATTTTGAGGGCTTTTTACACTTGAAATGAACCCCTGGGTTATACTAAACCCCTGGTAAACTGAACCCAGGGATATTTCTTTGCATATTAGTCAGTGCCATTGACTGGACGAATGCAGCATGTGACCTCTTTAAAGGCACAATATAAAGGTCTCTTATTGACTCCAGTTCACGTTTTCAGTCACTGGTGCAGTGAGATCCAGGCAGACAAATAGTGATTATGTCAGAGATCAATTTTAGAAGAAGGAAACAagtttaaacttaatttaaatcaaTCATTTATAACAAGTGCAAAGTGTTCCAAAGTATTGTATCTAATAGATGAAGTAGAGAAAGTCAAAAGAAAAGCTCAAAACAAGTAAGATTATCTGTGGAGGAAAGAGTAAGTGACAACCTCCCAAACTGGTGCTTATATGTCTAATAAGAAAGGGTCAATTTAGACATATCCATTCTGTCACTCATCCATTATGTCATATGTTGTTTTAACGGTTATAGGTCATGCCAGGCTAGGTCAACATGACCATTCAGATGATGCAGTGAAAAACAGATCAGTGGTTTTCACACCTTTTGAACAAATACAGCGAAACAAGCACTTTCAAATATCATATCTTTCATTTGACGAAAAAACAGTTCCTGGAAAAGAACACCTAGTACAATTAATGACTAATTCTGAGAAACATTATTACTCAGGCAGTAGATGAAAAATGTCCAATATATATTCTTGAAGAATACTACAGATATTACATCTTgaatttaaaccaaacaaaaataaaagataaacgtaaataaaaaacataaactcGTAGATATTGGCATATGAATCAATCATAAATGTGGATATGCAAATCAAGGAAAATATAACAACATTGATTATTTGGATATGTAAGTCACCACAACTAGACCATTTCCCTGCAAAGGCTGAAATGACATGTGACAGATGATTAGGTTTCTCTTGCTAAGCACTTTACACGATTGGCACCGATTAACACATCAGAAACCCATACCCCAATCAAATGATATGTACCTTTACCTTTAAATGTACCTTGTTTAGAACCACATTTAAAAGCTCTATAGTGCACTGCACAAATTCTGATTCTTCAGTTTGTCCCCCAGGACAGGAGAGAAACTTGTTCATCTAGGCATACAGCACAAAGGTGAATATCTCACACTTCATTAGCCATCACTCTTTGACAAGAACGACAGACTCAACAGAAAATTGGGCTTGTAGATTTTGTTTCACCTCTGTCTCGTTACTCCCTGACAACTTCCCATCTCTGAGAGACGTGCAAACTCTCGACACGGAGCTAACGGGCTGGTATGTTTGACAGGCCGGGACAGAGATAAGGAATAGCATAAATGACACTCCTTCAACTAAACCACATCACAGAGAAGAGCCATAAATCACTCAGCACCTGTACAACCTGATGCAAGCAGCAGCACTATAAAACTTCATTTTTGGGGTTTGCTGGTTGCATTGAAAAGCATCTCAAAAATGTCCATTCTTTACATTTCCTTCAGTAACGAAACTCCTTTGTGATTTAAAAGAGATGGTAAAATGTTCATGGTTTTGGGAAACAGATGTGTATAAAGATATTTGTTAATATCCCATTTACTGTGCCTTTGTTCTCAAGTGTGACTGAGATTGTACTGGTGTGTGCCCCACGTGCCGACGTACCAGCCATCAAGCATTCATATTCTCCGTAGTCTCAGTCTCAGTCTATTTTGCATGATATGACGGTAATGTTATTTTAAGCATTTTggtaataaaataactgaaacctTTGTCTTGCTAAGGCAAACAGTTAGCATATTTTCTACTAAATACAATTATTGCATGTTTATTATTTGACAAAGTTACAGCTTGTTGGAAATTACAAATTtctaagttttttattttattttactctttattttaCCCAGTTAGGTTATCATAGTTTTTGTGAGGATAATTTTGCTGTGGCTGCATACCCCTAACAAGAGCACAAGAGTGTTTTTTCCAGTGGTATTTTAATGCCTAAGGAGTCAATcctaacatttatttattcaaaatgcacccccccccccactaattatcaaagtgaaaatgtttgtccatttccattttattcaattcaatttactGTAACCAAAATCCCTACTGTTTTCCCTCTGCTAAATTTCTTTGTGCATATTTAATACAGTTATAGGCTCTTTTGTTCTTGTTTAAAGATGTCACTGCTCTGTTGTCTGTGAGGTTTGAGCTGTGTCTACACAGTGCGAAGCTTAATTACATGAGTTCACGCTTATCTAAATTGC
Protein-coding regions in this window:
- the foxp3b gene encoding forkhead box protein P3 isoform X1: MPQSERESDKRVSGRENERQPPLKEERDASPPLLNESSSPQHVEHLSSGVRSRAADEERMQFLQLVFQNSPAGPIRPSVLRSTALLLQANESHQATMNRRKDTGHSEAVAGSSQHRKQSPSFHSHSPVESDIQRSSSLFVNGQCRWPGCDRVFEGYTHFLRHLNRDHSTDEKTIAQWRVQQDLVCHMENQLVQEKQKLHAMQLHLQLFECVSTRTGAATGWCRPLALNGRTERASVAPVRQEPWHTPPPHLLPDFVSSVEYYKYANLRPPYTYAFLIRWSILEAPDKQRTLNEIYNWFTRMFFYFRHNSPTWKNAVRHNLSLHKCFVRVDGRTGAVWTVDEEEFQKRKGQKIHRDYTFKWMTPFSHCPSHEASDLSIKATNFQ